One genomic window of Polyangium aurulentum includes the following:
- a CDS encoding serine/threonine protein kinase, with the protein MPDFSDTGAARQDQLEDGAELPGRATSPDPLIGKTIGGRFKIVGVIARGGMGKVYKAEQAPLGRICALKVLSPKYEGDRDPEFHKRFFLEASIAAKLSHPNTVTVFDYGQSEDIYYIAMEFVDGRTLHRVLRDEGPFPEGRASHIARQICRSLREAHQMGVVHRDLKPGNVLLTNHGDERDNVKVLDFGLVKDVTGEAEDLTQQGLFMGSPKYMAPEQIVGAEVSARTDIYSLGVMLYEMLCGKVPFDKGPGVGTLMSHVNDPPPPMQAYCPGLVVSDEMLSIVLRCLEKDPMRRYGSMDELLSALKRTGGGDDMLTGGYDRLAVSGPFVRSRSSMPSFDPHAGVDTNPSGQMRRSLIPASGDSGPSTSLSLSGARPAPMGFSGPNSIPGAPGITQVGPTPDSLAGASGNRRFLWITAVLVLGFGGIIFTLSQTRGPSGGTAQTAAPQATAPATTAPAAPMVPAKAGDRVVHIESDPAGATVMEGNETLCGGTPCDVTFRGAAAEAEHTLSLSKKGYQTKTVTVGAREEKVKASLSAATSGPVRTPPNNKGAGGTYKPDPYKNNPY; encoded by the coding sequence ATGCCCGACTTTTCCGACACGGGCGCGGCCCGACAAGACCAACTCGAGGACGGGGCCGAGCTGCCTGGCAGGGCAACTTCCCCCGATCCTCTGATCGGAAAGACGATCGGGGGCCGGTTCAAGATCGTCGGCGTCATCGCGCGCGGCGGCATGGGCAAGGTCTACAAGGCCGAGCAGGCGCCTCTCGGCCGCATCTGCGCGCTCAAGGTCCTCTCCCCCAAGTACGAAGGCGATCGCGACCCGGAGTTCCACAAGCGCTTCTTCCTCGAGGCCTCGATCGCCGCGAAGCTGTCGCACCCGAACACGGTCACGGTGTTCGATTACGGGCAGAGCGAGGACATCTATTACATCGCGATGGAGTTCGTCGACGGCAGGACGCTCCACCGCGTGCTGCGCGACGAGGGCCCGTTCCCCGAGGGCCGCGCCTCCCACATCGCGCGGCAGATCTGCCGGTCGCTCCGCGAGGCGCACCAGATGGGCGTCGTGCACCGGGATCTCAAGCCCGGCAACGTGCTGCTGACCAACCACGGCGACGAGCGCGACAACGTGAAGGTGCTCGACTTCGGCCTGGTGAAAGACGTGACGGGCGAGGCCGAGGACCTCACGCAGCAGGGCCTGTTCATGGGCTCGCCCAAGTACATGGCGCCCGAGCAGATCGTGGGCGCCGAGGTCTCGGCGCGCACCGACATCTACTCGCTCGGCGTGATGCTCTACGAGATGCTCTGCGGCAAGGTGCCCTTCGACAAGGGCCCGGGCGTGGGCACGCTCATGTCGCACGTGAACGATCCGCCGCCGCCGATGCAGGCCTACTGCCCGGGCCTCGTCGTGTCCGACGAGATGCTCTCGATCGTGCTGCGCTGCCTCGAGAAGGATCCGATGCGGCGCTACGGGAGCATGGACGAGCTGCTCTCGGCCCTGAAGCGCACGGGCGGCGGAGACGACATGCTCACCGGGGGCTACGACCGGCTCGCGGTCTCGGGCCCCTTCGTGCGCTCGCGTTCGAGCATGCCGAGCTTCGATCCGCACGCGGGCGTCGACACCAACCCCTCGGGGCAGATGCGGCGCTCGCTCATCCCCGCGTCCGGCGACAGCGGCCCTTCCACCTCGCTGTCGCTCTCGGGCGCGCGCCCGGCCCCCATGGGCTTCAGCGGCCCCAATTCGATCCCCGGCGCGCCCGGCATCACGCAGGTCGGCCCCACGCCCGACTCGCTCGCGGGCGCCTCCGGCAACCGGCGGTTTCTGTGGATCACCGCGGTCCTCGTGCTCGGCTTCGGCGGCATCATCTTCACGCTGAGCCAGACGCGCGGCCCGAGCGGCGGCACCGCCCAGACGGCCGCGCCGCAGGCGACCGCCCCCGCGACCACCGCCCCCGCGGCGCCCATGGTGCCGGCGAAGGCGGGCGATCGCGTCGTGCACATCGAGAGCGATCCTGCGGGCGCCACCGTCATGGAGGGCAACGAGACGCTCTGCGGCGGCACGCCCTGCGACGTCACCTTCCGCGGCGCCGCCGCCGAGGCCGAGCACACGCTCTCGCTCTCGAAGAAGGGCTACCAGACGAAGACGGTCACCGTCGGCGCGCGCGAGGAGAAGGTGAAGGCCTCGCTCAGCGCCGCGACGTCGGGCCCCGTTCGCACGCCGCCCAACAACAAGGGCGCGGGGGGCACGTACAAGCCCGATCCGTACAAGAACAATCCTTACTGA